The following proteins are encoded in a genomic region of Amycolatopsis sulphurea:
- a CDS encoding DUF305 domain-containing protein, translating into MNRTIFAGFVLPAFAAVLVSCSSGAQESHNAADVTFAQGMIPHHRQAVEMSSGVPRHTGNPKVRELAQRIEQAQQPEIDQLAQWLRDWGAEPMDHGSMGQGAMPGMVDTGGLDRLKDAAYDREWLRLMIEHHTGAVEMARTELAQGQDAGAKAMARRIADAQEAEITTMRGLQG; encoded by the coding sequence ATGAATCGCACAATCTTCGCGGGCTTTGTGCTTCCCGCATTCGCCGCCGTGCTCGTCTCGTGTTCGAGCGGTGCGCAGGAAAGCCACAACGCCGCCGACGTCACGTTCGCCCAGGGCATGATCCCGCATCACCGGCAGGCGGTGGAAATGTCCTCGGGCGTTCCGCGGCACACCGGGAATCCGAAGGTCCGCGAGCTGGCGCAGCGGATCGAGCAGGCCCAGCAGCCGGAAATCGACCAGCTCGCCCAGTGGCTCCGGGACTGGGGCGCGGAACCGATGGACCACGGTTCCATGGGGCAGGGTGCCATGCCCGGAATGGTCGACACCGGCGGTCTCGATCGGCTGAAGGACGCCGCCTACGACCGTGAGTGGCTCCGCCTGATGATCGAGCACCACACCGGCGCGGTCGAGATGGCCCGGACCGAGCTGGCGCAGGGCCAGGACGCCGGGGCGAAGGCGATGGCACGGCGGATCGCCGACGCCCAGGAGGCGGAAATCACCACGATGCGCGGCCTGCAGGGCTGA
- a CDS encoding autoinducer 2 ABC transporter substrate-binding protein produces MRGRTKTLVCGAAALLGVMVALGGCSGDPASGRTRVVFVPKVGGIAYFDAMNAGGMQAAREYDLEWSTRAPATVAPAAQIAILRDLINEHVDAIAVAPNDPASLAPVIADARAEGIHVLTTDTDAPTSKREVFVNQATPQGIGTAMVDALMAKTGEAGEFAIVSCGPSAANLNNWIDHETAYAAQRYPKARLVETVYAGEDVTTATKLAKQILDRHPHLTGMIGQCTTSAPAVAQAVRDQQKIGRVYTVSTGTPQMMKPYLLDGSCSKTVLWNVESLGYLTAWTAKRLTDGTELRPSNDVSPELPGVKYDARDHTILLGDPLLITQDNVDQYKY; encoded by the coding sequence ATGCGAGGGCGGACGAAAACGCTCGTGTGCGGCGCGGCCGCCCTGCTGGGCGTAATGGTGGCTCTCGGCGGCTGTTCGGGAGATCCGGCCTCGGGCAGGACCCGGGTGGTGTTCGTGCCGAAAGTCGGCGGAATCGCCTACTTCGACGCGATGAACGCAGGCGGCATGCAGGCCGCCCGCGAGTACGACCTGGAGTGGTCCACCCGCGCGCCCGCCACGGTGGCCCCGGCCGCGCAGATCGCGATCCTGCGGGACCTGATCAACGAGCATGTCGATGCCATCGCCGTCGCGCCCAATGACCCGGCCTCGCTCGCCCCGGTCATCGCGGACGCCCGCGCGGAGGGCATCCACGTCCTCACCACCGACACCGACGCGCCCACGTCCAAGCGCGAGGTGTTCGTCAACCAGGCGACGCCCCAGGGCATCGGCACCGCCATGGTCGACGCGCTGATGGCCAAGACCGGCGAGGCAGGCGAGTTCGCCATCGTCTCGTGTGGGCCGAGCGCGGCGAACCTCAACAACTGGATCGACCACGAGACCGCGTACGCCGCACAACGCTATCCGAAGGCTCGCCTGGTCGAGACTGTGTACGCCGGCGAGGACGTCACTACCGCTACGAAGCTGGCGAAGCAGATCCTCGACCGGCATCCACACCTGACCGGAATGATCGGCCAGTGCACCACGTCCGCTCCGGCCGTTGCACAGGCCGTACGTGATCAGCAGAAGATCGGCCGCGTGTACACCGTCAGCACGGGTACGCCGCAGATGATGAAGCCGTACCTGCTCGACGGTTCGTGTTCCAAGACGGTGCTGTGGAACGTCGAGTCGCTCGGCTACCTCACCGCCTGGACCGCGAAGCGGCTCACCGACGGAACAGAGCTACGGCCCAGCAACGACGTGAGCCCGGAGCTGCCCGGCGTGAAGTACGACGCGCGCGATCACACGATCCTGCTCGGCGATCCCCTGCTGATCACTCAGGACAACGTGGACCAGTACAAGTACTGA
- a CDS encoding DUF6153 family protein, producing MGTPSRQSPLIRRLAFVVLVLGVLAMHHLPAPHGAAGGAGHADVTMTGHVMSSGHESSGHEMSYGVGADPVGVYSMLHLCVAVLLGAAGLLLALFLVRRGGEAAAQPSGTGRGRSGARAPPWRAGREVLAAHCVLRI from the coding sequence GTGGGCACCCCGTCGCGCCAGTCACCGCTGATCCGGCGGCTGGCGTTCGTGGTGCTGGTGCTCGGAGTGCTGGCCATGCACCACCTCCCGGCGCCGCACGGGGCTGCGGGCGGGGCCGGCCATGCGGACGTCACGATGACCGGGCACGTGATGTCGTCCGGCCACGAGTCGTCCGGTCACGAGATGTCATACGGGGTCGGCGCTGATCCCGTCGGCGTGTATTCGATGCTGCACCTGTGCGTGGCTGTGCTGCTCGGGGCGGCCGGCCTGCTGCTGGCCCTGTTCCTCGTGCGCCGAGGCGGGGAAGCGGCGGCGCAGCCGTCGGGAACGGGCCGCGGGCGATCGGGTGCTCGCGCCCCGCCGTGGCGAGCCGGTCGGGAAGTGCTCGCCGCCCACTGCGTACTGCGGATCTGA
- a CDS encoding DUF4396 domain-containing protein — MNETRHGASWATAVQATLHCLTGCAIGEVLGMVLGTAFGLHNAATVVLSIALAFVFGYALTMRGVLKTGLGVSAAFKVALAADTVSIAVMEVVDNTVVVAIPGAMDAGLASGLFWLSLAISLAVAFVLTVPVNRWMIGRGLGHAVVHHH, encoded by the coding sequence ATGAACGAAACTCGCCACGGCGCATCCTGGGCCACCGCTGTCCAAGCGACGCTGCACTGCCTCACCGGCTGTGCGATCGGCGAAGTGCTGGGCATGGTCCTCGGCACCGCGTTCGGGCTGCACAACGCGGCCACGGTGGTGCTCTCGATCGCGCTCGCGTTCGTCTTCGGTTACGCGCTCACCATGCGCGGGGTGCTCAAGACCGGCCTCGGTGTCTCGGCCGCCTTCAAGGTCGCGCTCGCCGCGGACACGGTGTCCATCGCGGTGATGGAGGTCGTCGACAACACCGTCGTCGTGGCCATCCCGGGGGCGATGGACGCGGGGCTCGCCAGCGGGCTGTTCTGGCTCTCGCTGGCGATCTCCCTAGCCGTCGCCTTCGTGCTCACGGTGCCGGTGAACAGGTGGATGATCGGCCGCGGCCTGGGCCACGCCGTTGTGCACCACCACTGA